The Zestosphaera sp. genome includes a window with the following:
- a CDS encoding acetyl ornithine aminotransferase family protein, whose translation MSNLFYYYDRYEPKGLPKIVVEPPGPKSREVIERDHDLLMQSFVRWYPLVARSAYGVVIEDFDGNLFVDLNSGIAVMNVGHSHPRVVRAVEEQVRKLIHYSLTDFYYEEVVEYAEGLSEVLPIAGRKKFFFGNSGAEAIEAAMKISKGSAEGRRPYIMAFIGAFHGRTHGAMSLTASKPAQRKGFQPLLPGVIHVPYPYPYRCPFHVDPEECGDAVVGFIEEWVFRRMVDPTEVAAVFVEPIQGEGGYVVPPDDFLPKLRKLTRENGIKLVADEVQSGFGRSGKWFTVEHWGVEPDLIAMAKAVASGLPLGVVAGREEVMRLPPGSHASTFGGNPVALKAGTEVLKIIKEERLLDNVERVGGYVMKRAREWMDRYEIVGDVRGKGLMIGIELVRDRRTKEYARKELESFLSKCFKRGVAVIGAGFSAVRIAPPLVISQEIMEKSMDMMEEVLREVVREHGIA comes from the coding sequence GTGAGTAACCTGTTCTACTACTACGATAGGTACGAGCCTAAGGGATTACCGAAGATCGTGGTGGAGCCGCCTGGGCCTAAGTCCAGGGAGGTTATTGAGAGGGACCACGATCTCCTGATGCAGTCGTTCGTGAGGTGGTATCCCCTAGTCGCTAGGAGTGCGTACGGGGTCGTCATCGAGGACTTCGACGGCAACTTGTTCGTGGATCTCAATTCAGGCATCGCCGTCATGAACGTCGGCCACAGCCATCCGAGGGTGGTTAGGGCGGTCGAGGAGCAGGTCAGGAAGCTCATCCACTACTCGCTGACGGACTTCTACTACGAGGAGGTCGTGGAGTACGCTGAGGGGCTTTCGGAGGTGCTGCCAATAGCAGGTAGGAAGAAGTTCTTCTTCGGGAACAGCGGGGCGGAGGCCATTGAGGCAGCTATGAAGATAAGTAAGGGGTCTGCTGAGGGGAGGAGGCCCTACATAATGGCATTCATAGGGGCTTTCCATGGCAGGACGCACGGAGCTATGTCGCTCACGGCGAGCAAGCCGGCTCAGAGGAAGGGCTTCCAGCCACTCTTGCCGGGCGTGATACACGTCCCGTACCCCTACCCATACAGGTGCCCCTTCCACGTGGATCCCGAGGAGTGCGGCGACGCTGTAGTGGGGTTCATAGAGGAGTGGGTCTTCAGAAGGATGGTGGACCCGACTGAGGTCGCGGCCGTCTTCGTGGAGCCCATCCAGGGTGAGGGGGGCTACGTAGTGCCGCCCGACGACTTCCTCCCTAAGCTCAGGAAGCTCACCAGAGAGAACGGGATCAAGCTAGTTGCCGACGAGGTTCAGTCAGGCTTCGGGAGGTCGGGCAAGTGGTTCACGGTGGAGCACTGGGGGGTTGAGCCGGATCTGATAGCCATGGCTAAGGCAGTCGCCTCGGGACTGCCGCTCGGCGTTGTGGCGGGCAGGGAGGAGGTCATGAGGCTGCCCCCGGGCTCCCACGCAAGCACCTTCGGAGGCAATCCAGTAGCCCTGAAGGCGGGGACCGAGGTCCTGAAGATCATTAAGGAGGAGAGGCTGCTTGACAACGTGGAGAGGGTGGGCGGCTACGTGATGAAGAGGGCTAGGGAGTGGATGGACAGGTACGAGATAGTGGGTGACGTGAGGGGTAAGGGGCTGATGATCGGGATCGAGCTGGTTAGGGACAGAAGGACTAAGGAGTACGCTAGGAAGGAGCTGGAGTCCTTCCTGAGTAAGTGCTTCAAGAGGGGGGTAGCGGTGATAGGGGCCGGGTTCTCAGCGGTCAGGATAGCCCCACCGCTCGTCATCTCGCAGGAGATAATGGAGAAATCCATGGATATGATGGAGGAAGTGCTGAGGGAGGTAGTAAGGGAGCACGGCATTGCTTGA
- a CDS encoding DEAD/DEAH box helicase: MPEPRVVVGMHGSAAGLLNCELVEVLRELGLTTLTPVQEASIPSVLSGRHTLIVAPTGSGKTEAAVLPIFSRMVEEGAGVKPIAAVYVTPLRALNRDMLRRLEALGGRLGFKVAVRHGDTPNSARRLMVESPPHVLITTPETLAYLLVNEALRRYLRNVRWVVIDEFHELINSKRGTHLLADLERIARLAGRYQRIALSASIGDVNEVKEVLAPGRVVAEAVIPASRESEVKVITPADTTGGSLERHAVVDAVSNLLTKFRSVIIFTNTRDEAEWLGSMLGRRGIPVEVHHGSLSKGVREDVEMRLKEGLLKAVVSTSSLELGIDVGYVDAVIQVSSPRQAVKLLQRIGRSSHKVWLKAVGYVVVGRSVDDLTESLVLVRRASNYDLEESRAFKKPLDALAHLLVGLGLEGGFTVEEAQELLRRSYPYMELREEELLEVLNFLQELRYVKAGPDGRYVTTGRGRIYYLRTTMIVESPQYDVVDVVSGGHIGTLDEEFIALSAGEGSSIVLSGRVWRVLSVDDEAKKVYVEPGSGEEALIPSWSGENIPVDYGVAREVCALRRLLASGRGFENYLSFLEDPVALDHVRDVLNTHTGKGYPLPTDRDVVVEVCRDANVLAVVHACLGSRGNLGLAYLISYYLSKMLGVDPVVKSDPYRVYLLLPKEVDERVVASLIVEGLRVEDLSTGLRDSLLRSTLARYVARRVLVRLGVIPEDAPTQVIKTLVSRYMDNNVVRGEVLNEVMTRYVDTEVIKDFIEGVRSGTMSTRLVIGRMPSPLALEGLRVAGGYGRVEVEGLPKNVIADLLRKRLLEKRVRLYCLNCGNSWESVIKELPDRISCSRCGYSVVGVHFGSEDLSEVVRKAIKHGVKYEYVMGEDDKRRYEELAASARLVLGFGRKAVIALAARGVGPHNAVKALSANNEQEFYLTLYELERSFIRTRKYWD, encoded by the coding sequence ATGCCTGAACCCCGGGTTGTGGTCGGGATGCACGGCAGTGCTGCAGGTCTGCTGAATTGCGAGCTCGTTGAGGTGTTGAGGGAGTTAGGACTGACCACGCTAACGCCTGTCCAGGAGGCATCCATCCCGTCCGTTCTCTCGGGGCGTCACACCCTCATAGTCGCCCCGACAGGCAGCGGGAAGACTGAGGCGGCGGTCCTCCCGATATTCTCGAGGATGGTTGAGGAGGGGGCCGGGGTTAAGCCGATCGCCGCGGTCTACGTAACGCCTCTCAGAGCCCTCAACAGGGACATGTTGCGCAGGCTAGAGGCTCTGGGTGGCAGGCTGGGCTTCAAGGTTGCGGTCAGGCACGGTGACACCCCGAACAGTGCAAGGAGGTTGATGGTTGAGTCGCCGCCGCACGTGCTGATCACCACCCCGGAGACTCTTGCGTACCTGCTGGTGAACGAGGCGTTGAGGAGGTATTTGAGGAACGTAAGGTGGGTGGTGATTGACGAGTTCCATGAGTTAATCAACAGTAAGAGGGGGACTCACCTCCTAGCTGATCTGGAGAGGATTGCAAGGCTTGCGGGGAGGTATCAGCGCATAGCTCTCTCAGCAAGCATTGGCGACGTGAATGAGGTTAAGGAGGTGCTGGCGCCGGGAAGGGTTGTCGCTGAAGCTGTAATCCCCGCCTCCCGGGAGTCTGAGGTCAAGGTAATCACCCCGGCCGACACTACCGGAGGGTCCCTCGAACGTCATGCAGTCGTTGATGCAGTCTCGAACCTCCTCACGAAGTTCAGAAGCGTCATAATCTTCACAAACACGAGGGATGAGGCTGAGTGGCTCGGCTCCATGCTGGGCAGACGCGGCATCCCGGTCGAGGTCCACCATGGATCCCTCTCGAAGGGGGTTAGAGAGGACGTTGAGATGAGGCTTAAAGAGGGCCTCCTCAAGGCGGTCGTGTCGACCTCTAGCCTGGAGCTCGGCATAGATGTGGGCTACGTTGACGCGGTGATTCAGGTGTCGTCGCCTAGGCAGGCTGTGAAGCTCCTCCAAAGGATTGGGAGGTCATCGCATAAGGTCTGGCTGAAGGCGGTGGGGTATGTGGTGGTGGGCAGGAGCGTTGACGACTTGACAGAGTCTCTGGTGCTGGTTAGGAGGGCGTCCAACTACGACTTGGAGGAGTCTAGGGCCTTCAAGAAGCCCCTGGACGCGCTGGCCCACCTCCTTGTAGGGCTCGGCCTGGAGGGCGGCTTCACGGTGGAGGAGGCTCAGGAGCTGCTCAGGAGGTCCTACCCATACATGGAGCTGCGTGAGGAGGAGCTGCTCGAGGTCCTCAACTTCCTCCAGGAATTAAGGTACGTTAAGGCAGGCCCTGACGGACGGTACGTGACCACCGGGAGGGGCAGGATATACTACTTGAGGACCACCATGATCGTCGAGTCCCCTCAATACGACGTCGTGGACGTGGTTTCCGGAGGGCACATAGGCACTCTGGACGAGGAATTCATAGCGCTCTCGGCTGGTGAGGGATCCAGCATAGTCCTGTCGGGCAGGGTGTGGAGGGTGCTCAGCGTTGACGATGAGGCTAAGAAGGTTTATGTGGAGCCCGGCAGTGGTGAGGAAGCCCTGATACCGAGTTGGTCTGGCGAGAACATACCCGTCGACTATGGGGTCGCTAGGGAGGTCTGCGCGCTGAGGCGCCTGCTGGCTTCTGGCAGAGGGTTTGAGAACTACCTGAGCTTCCTCGAAGACCCCGTGGCTCTGGATCACGTTAGGGATGTCCTGAACACGCATACCGGCAAGGGTTACCCACTACCGACGGACAGGGATGTAGTGGTTGAGGTGTGTAGGGATGCGAATGTCCTAGCGGTTGTCCACGCCTGCTTAGGCAGTAGAGGTAATCTAGGACTCGCCTACCTGATTTCATACTACTTAAGTAAGATGTTGGGTGTGGATCCGGTCGTAAAGTCCGACCCCTACAGAGTCTACCTCCTCCTGCCTAAGGAGGTTGACGAGCGTGTTGTTGCCTCCTTGATCGTGGAGGGTCTGCGGGTCGAAGACCTCTCCACAGGCTTGAGGGACTCCCTCCTCAGGTCGACACTGGCTAGGTATGTTGCTAGGAGGGTGCTCGTGAGGCTGGGGGTCATTCCAGAGGACGCGCCGACGCAGGTCATCAAGACTCTGGTGAGCAGGTATATGGACAATAACGTGGTGAGGGGTGAGGTGCTGAACGAGGTCATGACTCGCTACGTCGACACCGAAGTAATTAAGGACTTCATCGAAGGCGTCAGGTCTGGGACCATGTCTACGAGACTGGTCATCGGGCGTATGCCCTCCCCTCTAGCGCTGGAGGGTCTGAGGGTTGCCGGCGGCTACGGCAGAGTGGAGGTTGAGGGGCTTCCGAAGAACGTCATCGCGGACCTCCTTAGGAAGAGGTTGCTTGAGAAGAGGGTAAGGCTGTACTGCCTCAACTGCGGCAACTCCTGGGAGTCCGTCATTAAGGAACTACCCGACAGGATCTCCTGCTCTAGGTGCGGCTACTCAGTGGTAGGCGTGCACTTCGGCAGTGAGGACTTGAGTGAGGTGGTCAGGAAGGCTATAAAGCACGGCGTCAAGTATGAGTATGTGATGGGCGAGGACGATAAGAGGAGGTATGAGGAGCTGGCGGCGTCAGCCAGGCTGGTCCTTGGATTCGGCAGGAAAGCGGTCATAGCATTGGCCGCCAGGGGGGTAGGCCCCCACAACGCTGTCAAAGCGTTGAGCGCGAACAACGAGCAGGAGTTCTACCTGACCCTCTACGAGCTGGAGAGGAGCTTCATCAGAACTAGGAAGTATTGGGATTGA
- the thpR gene encoding RNA 2',3'-cyclic phosphodiesterase, with protein MRLFVAVEIENKDVLNEVIKFRDAAVACSKQRGIKGVEDENIHLTLRFIGEVPDDSLPPISECVSRVGQHTKFQMKVEGVGAFPSASRPRVVWVGVSEGFDKLRVIRGELERCLRPYAQPDREEFVPHITVGRVKGSFDVQCLRRVLTSYESTVFGVSQVTRVKLKRSVLRPEGPVYTDVVVAELKDG; from the coding sequence ATGAGACTATTCGTCGCGGTGGAGATAGAGAATAAGGATGTGCTGAATGAGGTGATTAAATTCAGGGACGCGGCGGTCGCATGCTCAAAGCAGAGGGGTATTAAAGGGGTTGAGGACGAGAACATACACCTGACGTTGAGGTTCATAGGGGAGGTTCCCGACGATAGCCTGCCGCCGATAAGTGAGTGTGTGAGTAGGGTTGGGCAGCATACTAAGTTCCAGATGAAGGTTGAGGGGGTGGGGGCCTTCCCCTCAGCCTCTAGGCCGAGGGTGGTGTGGGTCGGGGTGTCTGAGGGATTCGATAAGTTGAGGGTGATTAGGGGGGAGTTGGAGCGGTGTCTGAGGCCCTACGCTCAGCCCGACAGGGAGGAGTTCGTCCCCCACATAACTGTGGGGAGGGTTAAGGGTTCTTTCGACGTGCAGTGTCTGAGGAGGGTGTTGACGTCCTACGAGAGCACGGTCTTCGGCGTTTCGCAGGTGACCCGAGTGAAGCTGAAGAGAAGTGTCTTGAGGCCTGAGGGGCCCGTATACACTGACGTGGTCGTGGCTGAGCTGAAGGATGGTTGA
- the serS gene encoding serine--tRNA ligase, translating into MVWSTLKVLRESPDVMREVLRRRFMDTSLVDGFLELDREWRRVQTELNKLRHQHNVISSKVASLPPGEKDAAVAEAKELLAKILEMERRLEEVEAGRESLLDRMPSLLHDSVPIGPDESYNAVVRAWGRARVQRAHLSDFLAETEGKGVRMEYEVVDMEFVGHADMLEHVLMLGDTAKAGEVAGSRFYYLFDDLVWLDLALLSYAIDYLTGKGFRLVLPPYMLRGKYMGAVEELAAFKDALYKVEGEDLYLIATAEHPLAALHAGEAIPEEDLPKLYVGVSPCFRKEAGAASRDIKGIFRVHQFHKVEQFAYAMPEQSWGVFDLLISNAEELYRGLEIPYRVVNIASGELNLRAAMKYDLEAWYPAQGKFRELVSCSNVLDWQAYRLNVKYLRRKGMVKDYLHMLNSTAIASTRTITTILENHQNDDGTVTIPKALRKYLEAFSKAPKDYIHPVQKRTPPS; encoded by the coding sequence TTGGTTTGGTCCACTCTGAAGGTGTTGAGGGAGAGTCCTGACGTGATGAGGGAGGTATTGAGGAGGAGGTTCATGGACACCTCCCTCGTCGACGGTTTCCTGGAGCTCGATAGGGAGTGGAGGAGGGTTCAGACGGAACTCAATAAGCTCAGGCATCAGCACAACGTGATCAGCTCTAAGGTAGCGTCCCTGCCGCCGGGTGAGAAGGATGCCGCTGTAGCTGAGGCTAAGGAGTTGCTGGCCAAGATCTTGGAGATGGAGAGGAGGCTTGAGGAGGTTGAGGCGGGGAGGGAGTCCCTCCTGGATAGGATGCCTTCACTCCTCCACGATTCCGTTCCGATAGGTCCTGACGAGAGCTACAACGCTGTTGTCCGTGCTTGGGGTAGGGCGAGGGTTCAGCGGGCGCACCTGAGCGACTTCCTCGCGGAGACTGAGGGTAAGGGGGTCAGGATGGAGTATGAGGTGGTTGATATGGAGTTCGTCGGCCATGCTGACATGCTTGAACACGTCCTCATGCTGGGGGACACCGCTAAGGCCGGCGAGGTCGCTGGATCCAGGTTCTACTACCTATTCGATGACTTAGTGTGGCTCGACTTAGCCCTCCTCTCCTACGCTATAGACTACCTGACTGGGAAGGGCTTCAGGCTCGTGTTGCCCCCCTACATGCTTAGGGGTAAGTACATGGGTGCTGTCGAGGAGTTGGCGGCGTTTAAGGACGCCCTCTACAAGGTTGAGGGTGAAGACCTGTATTTAATAGCTACTGCGGAGCATCCGCTGGCAGCGTTGCACGCTGGTGAGGCTATACCTGAGGAGGATTTGCCGAAGCTCTACGTGGGCGTCAGCCCGTGCTTCAGGAAGGAGGCCGGGGCCGCAAGCAGGGATATAAAGGGGATCTTCAGGGTTCATCAATTCCATAAGGTTGAGCAGTTCGCGTATGCGATGCCGGAGCAGTCGTGGGGCGTGTTCGACCTCCTCATAAGCAATGCTGAGGAGCTCTACAGAGGGCTTGAAATACCCTACAGGGTCGTCAACATAGCTTCCGGGGAGCTCAACCTGAGGGCGGCGATGAAGTACGACCTCGAGGCGTGGTACCCCGCTCAAGGCAAGTTCAGGGAGTTGGTTAGCTGCAGTAACGTGCTTGACTGGCAGGCCTACAGACTCAACGTGAAGTACTTGAGGAGGAAGGGGATGGTTAAGGACTACCTGCACATGCTCAACTCGACAGCCATAGCCAGCACCAGAACCATCACGACAATTCTGGAGAACCACCAGAACGACGACGGCACTGTAACCATACCAAAAGCGTTGAGGAAGTACCTGGAGGCCTTCAGCAAAGCCCCTAAGGACTACATACACCCAGTCCAGAAACGGACTCCCCCCTCATGA
- a CDS encoding ASCH domain-containing protein: protein MRKVLAFRREYGRSILLGKKTTTVRLRSNLREGEVVDVKVGDVHVGRAYIENVVTKRVRELSDADALNDGFRSKEDLILELKKIYGGGRITDDTEVKVIRFRLLGL, encoded by the coding sequence ATGAGGAAGGTCCTTGCCTTCAGGAGGGAGTATGGGAGGAGCATACTGCTTGGTAAGAAGACCACTACGGTCAGGCTCCGCTCCAACCTAAGGGAGGGTGAGGTCGTCGATGTCAAGGTTGGCGACGTGCATGTGGGGAGAGCATACATCGAGAACGTCGTAACCAAGAGGGTTCGCGAGCTGAGCGATGCAGATGCTCTGAACGACGGCTTCAGAAGCAAGGAGGACCTGATTCTAGAGCTTAAGAAGATCTACGGCGGGGGTAGGATAACGGACGACACGGAGGTCAAGGTAATTAGATTCCGGCTTCTGGGTTTATGA
- a CDS encoding winged helix-turn-helix transcriptional regulator: MMSENIYKKIIEYLKSSPGATPREIADSLGVTIGAVRVALLRLREAGYVVKSVKGRYFAKSGVKDLSMFGESRGSVASHGAQEDDVPSTARVVSEPLTRRNMTEADLSQVKNELKDLREAVRVLGERVTKLEEEFNLLMKSLKTEGRPREPKQMAVAEGSIMRVEDAKSRGISVDALVRSGNYVVVKGYVVSQEFLDNFRRKFPITLKDLKDLTREERELLDAMVSEGLAYLHAGREYKLT; this comes from the coding sequence ATGATGAGCGAGAATATCTACAAGAAGATAATTGAGTACCTTAAATCAAGTCCAGGGGCTACCCCCAGGGAGATAGCTGATTCCTTAGGCGTCACTATAGGTGCGGTGAGGGTCGCCCTCCTAAGGCTGAGGGAGGCAGGGTACGTCGTCAAGTCAGTCAAGGGAAGGTACTTCGCCAAGTCAGGGGTTAAGGATCTAAGCATGTTCGGTGAATCTAGGGGGAGTGTAGCCAGCCACGGCGCCCAAGAAGACGACGTGCCGTCCACCGCACGCGTTGTGAGCGAGCCGCTCACGCGCCGCAACATGACTGAGGCTGATTTAAGCCAGGTCAAGAACGAGTTGAAGGACTTGAGGGAGGCTGTTAGAGTGTTGGGTGAGAGGGTCACTAAACTTGAGGAGGAGTTCAACCTCCTCATGAAGTCCCTCAAGACTGAGGGGAGGCCTAGGGAGCCGAAGCAGATGGCAGTCGCTGAGGGCTCGATAATGAGGGTTGAGGATGCTAAGTCAAGGGGGATCTCAGTCGATGCGCTGGTTCGTTCGGGCAACTACGTGGTCGTGAAGGGCTATGTAGTGTCTCAGGAGTTCCTTGATAACTTCAGGAGGAAGTTCCCCATAACGCTGAAGGACCTTAAAGACCTCACTCGTGAGGAGAGGGAGTTGCTGGACGCGATGGTTAGCGAGGGACTGGCTTACCTGCATGCTGGGAGGGAGTACAAGCTCACGTAG
- the cca gene encoding CCA tRNA nucleotidyltransferase, which translates to MVELSEELLKLLEEVREELRPTEEEVAAGLRLFEEVREVIESTLRVDCDFKVTLEGSFAKGTSLRGDIDLDVFILLSREGLSNEWIEEEVIKRLLEGGLSRYDARVKYASHPYITLRIQDFEVDVVPAYWAREVSEITTAVDRTPFHTRYINSRLDEGMRDEVRLLKKFMKNMGIYGAEVRVEGFSGYLTELMVVKYRTFLRAVEAMSGWREGEVIVVEDNVLREYGSINAVRKAFRDDALIVLDPVDPRRNAASAVSERTLKVAVASAYSFMRKPSKALFHWELRPAQPAELTKFLEETGRSVLLLKYSLPKGVPPDVLWGELKKLSRRAANLLRTYRFEIIDYDCWSDEAAQAFIALDISYGGGLPAYEVRVGPPTLRSGFHDFMEKHSTSSRTSAVWIAGDGLPKALVRRRYRDPEELLREAGPRDLSTKDLVLIEVIRGCESLPERLKANEEFMRWLTAFTMKAHPYLLR; encoded by the coding sequence ATGGTTGAGTTGAGTGAGGAACTCCTTAAACTGCTTGAGGAGGTTAGGGAGGAGCTGAGGCCGACGGAGGAGGAGGTCGCAGCAGGCCTCAGACTCTTCGAGGAGGTTAGGGAGGTCATAGAGTCCACACTGCGTGTGGACTGCGACTTTAAAGTCACGCTGGAGGGCTCCTTCGCCAAGGGAACCTCCCTCAGAGGCGACATAGACCTGGACGTCTTCATACTGCTGAGTAGGGAGGGCTTAAGCAATGAGTGGATTGAGGAGGAGGTCATAAAGCGGCTGCTGGAAGGCGGTCTGAGCAGGTACGATGCACGCGTTAAGTACGCCTCACACCCCTACATAACTCTGCGAATCCAGGACTTCGAGGTCGACGTGGTCCCCGCATACTGGGCGAGGGAGGTCAGCGAGATAACTACAGCAGTCGACAGAACCCCCTTCCACACCAGATACATCAACTCCAGACTCGACGAGGGGATGAGGGATGAGGTCAGACTGCTGAAGAAGTTCATGAAGAACATGGGCATCTACGGGGCGGAGGTGAGGGTCGAGGGCTTCTCAGGGTACTTGACGGAACTCATGGTAGTCAAGTATAGGACGTTCCTGAGGGCGGTTGAGGCGATGAGCGGGTGGCGTGAAGGGGAGGTGATCGTGGTGGAAGACAACGTGCTACGCGAGTACGGGTCGATCAACGCGGTCAGGAAGGCCTTCAGAGACGACGCCCTGATAGTGCTTGACCCCGTTGACCCGAGAAGGAACGCCGCCTCAGCGGTGTCTGAGAGAACGTTGAAAGTGGCTGTAGCGAGTGCGTATTCCTTCATGAGGAAGCCGTCCAAGGCCCTGTTCCACTGGGAGCTGAGGCCGGCGCAGCCCGCCGAGCTGACGAAGTTCCTTGAGGAGACAGGTAGGAGCGTGCTGTTGCTGAAGTACTCCCTCCCCAAGGGCGTGCCCCCCGACGTCCTGTGGGGGGAGCTCAAGAAGCTGAGCAGGAGGGCCGCCAACCTCCTGAGGACATACAGGTTTGAAATCATAGACTATGACTGCTGGAGCGATGAGGCCGCGCAGGCGTTCATAGCTCTAGACATATCCTACGGGGGAGGGCTGCCGGCCTACGAGGTCAGGGTAGGACCGCCAACCCTACGAAGCGGATTCCACGACTTCATGGAGAAGCACAGCACCTCCAGCAGGACGTCTGCCGTCTGGATAGCTGGGGACGGACTCCCTAAAGCGCTGGTAAGGAGGAGGTACAGAGATCCGGAGGAACTCCTGCGTGAGGCGGGGCCTCGTGACCTGTCAACTAAGGACTTGGTGCTCATAGAAGTAATTAGGGGCTGTGAAAGCCTCCCGGAGCGCCTTAAGGCAAACGAAGAGTTCATGCGATGGCTGACCGCCTTCACGATGAAGGCGCACCCGTACCTCCTTAGGTAG
- a CDS encoding DUF460 domain-containing protein, which translates to MGSEKIVGVDIVRSGGDLSQFAYALVVVEGGSLKTVKEVSFGGLIRELWELRPSVLATDNVLELGGNRRNLVKLLRLLPPEISVVQVNVESGRALDLQTMAEEVGLAGSKGKLDPFKTALVIAYLAKEGYGTRVNVFENKVKIYVYPGRSGVAGGSRTEKFMRNLHGIVARHVKKVKEALEGAGIDYDLLVRRSRGGVERAVFVAYTSRERLYGVVRQARGKDVVVKIRPVLSKSFLSDLLRESRGDEEKRYLIVGYDPGMSVGLAVLDLDMTPIYITSGRELDRGEISSVLIKLGHPAVIATDKNPPPEMCRKLAASLGAMLYVPERSLNTAEKEVMVAEFTALHPSLSVRNAHERDALAAALKAYSEFQGKMEKLSRKLREMGLYEVDLQRYRAKVLLNETLSTIVEEIINEYVKGEGRKELPVPRQPTPPQISKVEEALREKVSELEREKELYRQRVLELEGVVRELTSRLEAVTSDISERVLRDRKVGELAQRVRSLESYVRVLEGENSSTKSRLVNYENAILKLYVGTHVLIPVYNHRCLKLVRSEEARTPVVFTYDVTEAVREVGKLVDSGSMAFVLPPKAVDLSRHLIEERLIPAVASEDVVEVNECLVAVDKNSVIRAAALAPQLAEERRKKLHGLTYEDLSNLLEDYRRDRSLKPAD; encoded by the coding sequence ATGGGCTCTGAAAAGATAGTTGGCGTTGATATCGTAAGATCAGGTGGGGATCTATCTCAGTTTGCCTATGCTCTAGTGGTTGTTGAGGGGGGCTCCCTCAAGACCGTGAAGGAAGTTAGTTTCGGGGGGTTGATAAGGGAGCTCTGGGAGTTAAGGCCTTCAGTTCTCGCGACTGACAACGTCCTTGAGTTAGGGGGTAATAGGAGGAACCTCGTTAAGCTGCTCAGGCTGTTGCCTCCGGAGATAAGCGTGGTTCAGGTGAACGTTGAGTCTGGAAGGGCTCTTGACCTGCAGACCATGGCTGAGGAGGTAGGGCTTGCTGGCAGTAAGGGTAAGTTGGATCCCTTCAAGACCGCCCTTGTCATTGCCTACCTCGCTAAGGAGGGGTACGGCACCAGGGTGAACGTCTTCGAGAATAAGGTTAAGATTTACGTCTACCCAGGGCGTTCAGGCGTCGCGGGCGGTTCCAGAACTGAGAAGTTTATGAGGAACCTGCATGGGATTGTCGCAAGGCATGTGAAGAAGGTTAAGGAGGCTCTGGAGGGTGCTGGGATAGACTACGACCTCCTTGTCAGGAGGAGTAGGGGCGGCGTTGAGAGAGCTGTCTTCGTAGCCTACACGTCCCGGGAGAGGCTGTACGGAGTCGTCAGGCAGGCGAGAGGTAAGGACGTGGTCGTTAAAATTAGGCCCGTGCTTAGTAAGAGCTTTCTAAGTGATCTACTCAGGGAATCTAGAGGGGACGAGGAGAAGCGCTATCTAATCGTAGGCTACGACCCCGGAATGAGTGTAGGGCTAGCGGTCCTGGATCTAGACATGACTCCGATCTACATCACGTCGGGCCGGGAGCTAGACAGGGGTGAGATCTCCAGCGTTCTCATCAAGCTCGGGCACCCTGCGGTCATCGCAACCGACAAGAACCCGCCGCCCGAGATGTGCAGGAAGCTGGCGGCCTCTTTAGGCGCCATGCTGTACGTCCCCGAAAGATCTCTGAACACCGCGGAGAAGGAGGTGATGGTCGCCGAGTTCACGGCATTGCATCCCTCACTGTCCGTGAGGAACGCTCACGAGAGAGACGCTCTGGCCGCCGCTCTTAAGGCGTACAGCGAGTTTCAGGGGAAGATGGAGAAACTGTCGCGTAAGCTGAGGGAGATGGGTCTCTATGAGGTCGATCTGCAGAGGTACAGGGCTAAGGTGTTGCTTAATGAGACCCTATCAACGATAGTTGAGGAGATAATAAACGAGTACGTTAAGGGGGAGGGCAGGAAGGAGTTGCCCGTCCCCAGGCAACCCACACCCCCTCAGATCAGTAAAGTTGAGGAGGCCCTAAGGGAGAAGGTAAGTGAGTTGGAGAGGGAGAAGGAGCTCTACAGGCAGAGGGTTCTTGAGCTTGAGGGGGTGGTGCGTGAGTTAACCTCGCGGTTGGAGGCTGTGACGTCCGACATCAGTGAGAGGGTTCTCAGGGATAGGAAGGTTGGCGAACTCGCTCAACGGGTCAGGAGTCTCGAGTCCTATGTGAGGGTTCTGGAGGGCGAGAATTCATCCACTAAATCTAGACTAGTTAATTACGAGAACGCCATCCTCAAGCTCTACGTAGGTACGCACGTGTTGATCCCTGTCTACAACCATAGATGCCTTAAATTGGTGAGGTCTGAGGAGGCCAGGACCCCGGTAGTCTTCACCTACGACGTCACGGAGGCTGTGAGGGAGGTTGGGAAGCTGGTTGACAGCGGTAGCATGGCCTTCGTGCTTCCGCCTAAAGCGGTGGATCTAAGCAGGCATTTGATTGAGGAGCGTTTGATACCGGCAGTAGCTTCGGAGGACGTGGTGGAGGTCAACGAGTGCCTTGTGGCGGTCGACAAAAACTCCGTCATCAGGGCCGCCGCATTAGCTCCTCAGCTGGCTGAGGAGAGGAGGAAGAAGCTCCACGGTCTCACCTACGAGGACCTCAGCAATCTGCTCGAGGACTACAGAAGGGACAGAAGCTTAAAACCTGCTGACTGA